A portion of the Rhodococcus pseudokoreensis genome contains these proteins:
- a CDS encoding UBP-type zinc finger domain-containing protein, translating to MGELDGIDPNVPPSGDGCVECDSAGGWWVHLRRCAQCGHIGCCDSSPEQHASSHAAATGHPVVQSFEPGESWFWNYTSETAFEGPELVSPHHRPIDQTVPGPGSRVPPDWQAYIH from the coding sequence ATGGGTGAGCTGGACGGAATCGACCCGAACGTGCCGCCGAGCGGAGACGGCTGCGTCGAATGCGACAGCGCCGGCGGGTGGTGGGTGCACCTGCGCCGCTGCGCGCAGTGCGGACACATCGGCTGCTGCGACTCGTCACCGGAACAGCACGCCAGTTCGCACGCCGCGGCCACCGGCCATCCCGTCGTCCAGAGCTTCGAACCGGGCGAGTCGTGGTTCTGGAACTACACCTCCGAGACGGCGTTCGAAGGCCCCGAACTGGTTTCGCCGCACCACCGCCCGATCGACCAGACGGTCCCCGGTCCCGGCTCGCGCGTTCCGCCGGACTGGCAGGCGTACATCCACTGA
- a CDS encoding SDR family NAD(P)-dependent oxidoreductase: MEIQGTAALVTGAASGLGAATAKRLADAGATVFGLDLPQSIERAGDNVPDGVTLLATDVTSGDEVQAAIEKIVESGLPLRIVVNCAGVGWAGRILSKKGPHDLELFRTVITVNLLGTFNVMRLAADAIAKTDTVDESGQRGVVINTASVAAFEGQIGQIAYSASKGGVHGMTVPAARDLAQFGIRVNTIAPGIIDTPMLAGVTDEYRKGLEAGVPFPSRLGQPAEYAQLAQMIVEHDYLNGETIRMDGALRMAPR; the protein is encoded by the coding sequence GTGGAAATTCAGGGAACCGCCGCACTGGTCACCGGAGCAGCCTCGGGCCTCGGTGCCGCCACCGCCAAGCGTCTCGCCGACGCCGGAGCCACCGTATTCGGACTCGACCTGCCCCAGTCCATCGAACGCGCCGGCGACAACGTCCCCGACGGCGTCACCCTCCTCGCCACCGACGTCACCAGCGGCGACGAGGTCCAGGCCGCGATCGAGAAGATCGTCGAGTCGGGTCTGCCGCTGCGCATCGTCGTCAACTGCGCCGGCGTCGGCTGGGCCGGCCGCATCCTGTCCAAGAAGGGCCCCCACGACCTCGAACTGTTCCGCACCGTCATCACCGTCAACCTGCTCGGCACGTTCAACGTGATGCGCCTCGCCGCCGACGCCATCGCCAAGACCGACACCGTCGACGAATCCGGGCAGCGCGGCGTCGTCATCAACACCGCCTCCGTCGCCGCCTTCGAAGGCCAGATCGGCCAGATCGCCTACTCCGCATCCAAGGGCGGCGTACACGGCATGACCGTCCCCGCCGCCCGCGACCTCGCCCAGTTCGGCATCCGCGTCAACACCATCGCCCCCGGCATCATCGACACCCCCATGCTCGCCGGCGTCACCGACGAATACCGCAAGGGCCTCGAAGCCGGCGTCCCGTTCCCCTCCCGCCTCGGACAACCCGCCGAATACGCACAACTCGCCCAGATGATCGTCGAACACGACTACCTCAACGGTGAGACCATTCGTATGGACGGCGCCCTGCGCATGGCGCCGCGGTAG
- a CDS encoding class I SAM-dependent methyltransferase, translated as MGFYSDRIVPRLVDISCGLKFTEPSRRRVCAGLHGRVVEIGFGSGLNVPFYPAAVESVSAVEPADLGWKLAGKRLAASTTPVERSGLDGQSLPFPDNSFDTALSTWTMCTIPDADAALREIRRVLKPGGTLHFVEHGLAPDDNVQRWQRRLEPIQKTVAGGCHLTRDIPALLTTAGFDIQDLDRFYETAAPKIVGAYSLGIAASPPVRA; from the coding sequence ATGGGGTTCTACTCGGACCGGATCGTTCCGCGGCTCGTCGACATCAGTTGCGGGCTGAAGTTCACGGAACCGTCGCGGCGACGCGTCTGCGCCGGGCTTCACGGACGCGTGGTGGAGATCGGATTCGGATCGGGTCTGAACGTCCCGTTCTATCCGGCCGCCGTCGAGTCGGTGAGCGCCGTCGAACCCGCCGACCTCGGCTGGAAGCTGGCAGGCAAGCGTCTGGCGGCATCGACGACGCCGGTCGAGAGGTCCGGCCTGGACGGCCAGTCACTCCCCTTCCCCGACAACAGTTTCGACACCGCACTGTCCACCTGGACCATGTGCACCATCCCCGACGCTGACGCCGCACTGCGGGAGATCCGACGGGTCCTGAAACCCGGCGGCACACTGCATTTCGTCGAGCACGGCCTTGCGCCGGACGACAACGTCCAGCGCTGGCAGCGGCGGCTCGAACCGATCCAGAAAACCGTCGCCGGTGGTTGCCACCTCACCCGCGACATCCCCGCCCTGCTGACGACCGCCGGTTTCGACATCCAGGACCTCGACCGTTTCTACGAGACCGCCGCACCGAAAATCGTCGGCGCCTACTCCCTCGGGATCGCGGCTTCGCCGCCCGTGCGCGCCTGA
- a CDS encoding YoaK family protein: MDLPKTSTTLRFALLLTAAGGFLDAYTYVSRGGVFANAQTGNVILMAIDLSERHFHAARAHLWPILAFIVGVAFAHLLKGELAHSVFDHPIRIAMVAQIVVLVAVAFVPPDVPNALVTVPIAFVAAMQFGLFRTIGSLSYIAVATTGNLMRFTEAAYAGFIEKVPESRQHTRVYAAIISSFAGGAVLGAYATRYFGGSAAWIPAALLTVALILFYVDDVRRRRP, translated from the coding sequence GTGGACTTGCCGAAGACATCCACGACGCTGCGGTTCGCGCTGCTCCTCACCGCCGCGGGTGGCTTCCTCGACGCGTACACCTACGTCAGCCGCGGCGGCGTCTTCGCGAACGCCCAGACCGGCAACGTCATCCTCATGGCCATCGACCTGTCCGAGCGGCACTTCCACGCCGCACGCGCACACCTGTGGCCGATCCTCGCGTTCATCGTCGGCGTCGCATTCGCGCACCTGCTCAAGGGCGAACTCGCCCACAGCGTCTTCGACCACCCGATCCGGATCGCGATGGTCGCGCAGATCGTCGTCCTCGTCGCGGTCGCGTTCGTCCCCCCGGACGTTCCCAACGCGCTCGTCACCGTTCCCATCGCGTTCGTCGCGGCCATGCAATTCGGCCTGTTCCGCACCATCGGATCGCTGTCCTACATCGCCGTCGCCACCACCGGCAACCTCATGCGCTTCACCGAAGCGGCGTACGCCGGATTCATCGAGAAGGTCCCCGAATCACGCCAGCACACCCGGGTGTACGCCGCGATCATCAGCAGCTTCGCCGGCGGTGCCGTCCTCGGCGCGTACGCCACCCGCTACTTCGGCGGATCCGCCGCCTGGATCCCCGCCGCCCTCCTCACCGTCGCCCTCATCCTGTTCTACGTCGACGACGTGCGGCGCCGCCGCCCGTGA
- a CDS encoding TM0106 family RecB-like putative nuclease has translation MIDASALTRCRHRVHLDAAFPEQLAAAPEDPGVRQRQDAAAAKREDVRRILTEHAPERWVQIDTEQSLRRRAEDTLAACEAGADRIWGAVLPLDRDAGRRARCEILLRDEDHGGYIPVIVVNHKVTDPGRGALTSGMFEWKPREDPSRKPRSQVRDQMRVAQVYRMLERHGLASPALVAGAIGYGSDVIYVHDLTTILDDYDERFADRLAVARGESATVPSRVGECRSCPWWPGCEEQLTQTHDVSLVATGSRADMLRDAGCHTIDDLAAWDREPLEDWPHGAFEDAVVTAKAWLAGAPLVRRFPEIRVTRADVEVDVDMESYQEHGAYLWGTLLNVDGVSAYRPFVSWDPVPTQDEARSFAEFWTWLMAEREAAALSGRTFAAYCYSRSAEDKWLLDSARRFAGAPGIPTEAEIREFIDSPQWVDIYQAVSDQFICPGGKGLKKIAPVAGFRWRDADAGGEASMSWYREAVGYDGEPDLTQRERLLQYNEDDVIATKVLREWMSDRAENEIPLASDL, from the coding sequence GTGATCGATGCCAGCGCCCTGACGCGGTGCCGCCACCGGGTGCACCTCGACGCGGCGTTCCCCGAACAACTCGCGGCCGCGCCGGAGGACCCGGGCGTCCGCCAGCGTCAGGATGCCGCCGCCGCCAAGCGCGAAGACGTCCGCCGGATCCTCACCGAGCACGCACCGGAACGGTGGGTGCAGATCGACACCGAACAGAGCCTGCGTCGGCGCGCCGAGGACACGCTCGCCGCATGCGAGGCGGGCGCGGACCGCATCTGGGGAGCCGTGCTCCCACTCGACCGCGACGCCGGCCGGAGGGCGCGCTGCGAGATCCTGCTCCGCGACGAGGATCACGGTGGGTACATCCCGGTGATCGTCGTCAACCACAAGGTCACCGATCCCGGCCGCGGCGCGCTGACGTCGGGAATGTTCGAGTGGAAACCCCGCGAGGACCCGTCGCGGAAGCCCCGCAGCCAGGTCCGCGACCAGATGCGCGTCGCGCAGGTGTACCGGATGCTCGAGCGGCACGGGCTGGCGAGCCCCGCGCTGGTGGCCGGTGCGATCGGCTACGGCTCCGACGTCATCTACGTGCACGACCTCACCACCATCCTCGACGACTACGACGAACGCTTCGCCGACCGGCTCGCCGTCGCCCGCGGCGAATCGGCGACCGTGCCGTCCCGGGTCGGCGAATGCCGTTCGTGCCCGTGGTGGCCCGGATGCGAGGAACAGCTCACGCAGACCCACGACGTGAGCCTGGTCGCTACCGGTTCCCGGGCCGACATGCTGCGCGACGCCGGATGCCACACCATCGACGACCTCGCGGCGTGGGACCGCGAACCCCTCGAGGACTGGCCGCACGGCGCGTTCGAGGACGCCGTCGTCACCGCCAAGGCCTGGCTCGCGGGGGCGCCGCTGGTGCGACGCTTCCCCGAGATCCGGGTGACGCGCGCCGACGTCGAGGTCGACGTCGATATGGAGAGCTACCAGGAGCACGGCGCGTATCTATGGGGCACGCTGCTCAACGTGGACGGGGTGTCCGCGTACCGGCCGTTCGTCAGCTGGGACCCGGTGCCGACGCAGGACGAGGCGCGGTCGTTCGCGGAATTCTGGACGTGGCTGATGGCGGAGCGGGAAGCGGCGGCGCTGAGCGGCAGAACCTTCGCCGCCTACTGCTATTCACGGTCCGCCGAGGACAAATGGTTGCTGGACTCCGCCCGCCGGTTCGCCGGGGCACCCGGAATCCCCACCGAAGCCGAGATCCGCGAATTCATCGACAGCCCACAATGGGTCGACATCTACCAGGCCGTCAGCGACCAGTTCATCTGCCCCGGCGGCAAGGGCCTCAAGAAGATCGCCCCCGTCGCCGGATTCCGGTGGCGCGACGCCGACGCCGGCGGCGAAGCATCGATGAGCTGGTACCGCGAAGCCGTCGGCTACGACGGCGAACCCGACCTCACCCAGCGCGAACGACTGCTGCAATACAACGAGGACGACGTCATCGCCACGAAAGTACTGCGCGAATGGATGTCGGATCGGGCCGAGAACGAGATCCCGCTCGCCTCCGACCTCTAG
- a CDS encoding DUF6474 family protein has protein sequence MGLLKKRKSRATRKAEAKALRHKAGVEAKLSARNERKRDKQAAKAGRKLEAAELKSLKKVEKAQIAALKAEEKAAAQKGFTVAAVRKYLGVARLLTPVLLPIAYRAATVVRGQIDARRADRMGIDVDQLANFTGHGAKLSARIAGAESSTTEILAQKPDDAETQQFAAAIRDRLGDLNTAVRAAEQMPQARRKAAHHAISSELDGVEADLLARLGVR, from the coding sequence ATGGGGTTGTTGAAGAAACGTAAGTCCCGAGCCACCCGCAAGGCGGAAGCCAAGGCACTCCGGCACAAGGCTGGGGTGGAAGCGAAGCTGAGCGCGAGGAACGAACGGAAACGCGACAAGCAGGCCGCGAAGGCCGGGCGCAAGCTCGAGGCCGCCGAGCTGAAGTCGCTGAAGAAGGTCGAGAAGGCTCAGATCGCTGCGTTGAAGGCCGAGGAGAAGGCCGCCGCCCAGAAGGGTTTCACCGTCGCCGCCGTCCGCAAGTACCTCGGCGTCGCTCGACTGCTGACACCGGTGCTGCTGCCGATCGCCTACCGCGCCGCCACCGTCGTGCGCGGGCAGATCGACGCCCGGCGTGCCGACCGGATGGGCATCGACGTCGACCAGCTCGCCAACTTCACCGGGCACGGCGCCAAGCTCAGCGCCCGCATCGCCGGTGCCGAAAGCTCCACCACGGAAATCCTCGCGCAGAAGCCGGACGACGCGGAGACGCAGCAGTTCGCCGCCGCCATCCGCGACCGCCTCGGCGACCTCAACACCGCCGTCCGCGCGGCCGAGCAGATGCCGCAGGCCCGCCGCAAGGCCGCCCATCACGCCATCTCGTCCGAACTCGACGGAGTCGAAGCCGATCTCCTCGCCCGCCTCGGCGTGCGCTGA
- a CDS encoding YcnI family protein: MNSLVSRALFTTGAAGGAMLLAAGVAAAHVTVVAPGAAQGGYSVLTFRVPTESETASTTKLTVTLPDLKSARTTPMPGWTSVVEKDPTSQVAKSVTWTADPGVGVAPGQFQQFELSAGPLPEQEDVSFPATQTYSDGEVVNWDQAEGPDGAEPDKPAPTLTLAASSGEEHGHDAGGATTSEETETTASGTDDTARWLGGIGLILGALGAALGLGAMVRSRRK, encoded by the coding sequence ATGAATTCCCTCGTTTCCCGTGCCCTTTTCACGACCGGTGCGGCCGGTGGCGCCATGCTGCTCGCGGCCGGTGTGGCCGCCGCCCACGTGACCGTCGTCGCCCCCGGCGCCGCGCAGGGCGGCTACTCCGTCCTGACATTCCGCGTTCCCACCGAGTCCGAGACGGCGTCCACCACCAAGCTGACCGTCACACTCCCCGACCTGAAGTCGGCCCGCACCACACCGATGCCGGGGTGGACATCCGTCGTCGAGAAGGACCCGACGTCCCAGGTCGCGAAGTCCGTGACGTGGACCGCCGACCCCGGAGTCGGTGTCGCACCCGGCCAGTTCCAGCAGTTCGAGCTGTCCGCCGGACCGCTGCCGGAACAGGAAGACGTGTCGTTCCCGGCCACCCAGACGTACAGCGACGGGGAGGTCGTCAACTGGGATCAGGCGGAAGGCCCCGACGGCGCGGAGCCCGACAAGCCTGCCCCCACCCTCACTCTGGCCGCGTCGAGCGGTGAAGAGCACGGCCACGACGCCGGCGGCGCCACGACGTCCGAGGAGACCGAGACGACGGCGTCCGGCACCGACGACACTGCCCGCTGGCTCGGTGGCATCGGTCTGATCCTGGGCGCGCTCGGTGCGGCGCTCGGTCTCGGTGCGATGGTCCGGAGCCGGCGAAAATGA
- a CDS encoding copper resistance CopC family protein has product MRRHTTFTSVKVIAVGLLTMLASMLGAGTALAHSVVIGSTPENGAEIASGPERVSVTFNEALQESFASLTVVGPDGNLWTKSDPVVEGPTVSAELGELGPAGVYTVAFRVTSADGHPVSGTRTFTLTQEGSGTPGAAADSSGESGGGGVPLWPFIVAGVVVFGGGLWFALRKPRGEN; this is encoded by the coding sequence ATGAGAAGGCACACCACTTTCACGTCGGTGAAGGTGATCGCGGTCGGACTGCTGACGATGCTCGCGAGCATGCTCGGCGCCGGCACCGCTCTCGCCCATTCCGTCGTGATCGGTTCCACCCCCGAGAACGGCGCGGAGATCGCGTCCGGTCCGGAACGGGTCAGCGTCACGTTCAACGAGGCGCTGCAGGAATCGTTCGCGTCGCTGACCGTGGTGGGTCCCGACGGCAACCTGTGGACCAAGAGCGACCCCGTCGTCGAAGGACCCACGGTCAGTGCCGAACTCGGCGAGCTGGGACCGGCCGGCGTGTACACCGTCGCGTTTCGCGTCACCTCCGCCGACGGGCATCCGGTGAGCGGCACCCGCACGTTCACCCTCACCCAGGAGGGGTCGGGCACACCCGGCGCCGCCGCCGACAGCTCCGGTGAATCCGGCGGCGGCGGAGTTCCGCTGTGGCCGTTCATCGTTGCCGGGGTGGTCGTGTTCGGCGGCGGACTGTGGTTCGCCCTCCGCAAGCCGCGCGGCGAGAACTGA
- a CDS encoding CopD family protein has product MGTARQSWLLFAVPTSLVGVGCGWALAQPEGPSPSSAVRALCLVLGSAVLGLAALGWWSRADSRPLVRDERLWRLSTAVAGAWMLAEAVLLSMTAAEADALTLSQLSVGRFGAYVTEISAGRVDLAVLVCTVAATVWSGVAFRRSDARLPVPVLVLAALALVARPITGHMSQQVLGSVLDVVHALAAAVWFGLLAALGLMLRSRGDWSSWLPRYSVVAWRCVWLLTATGIVDAAVRLGGVTPLFDTGYGRIVLAKAVALAALLGLGWWWRRTWVVQAAAHRITAEGSLRRAILEVVVMAVPFGLAAALATTA; this is encoded by the coding sequence GTGGGTACGGCGCGGCAGTCGTGGCTGCTGTTCGCCGTACCCACGTCGCTCGTCGGGGTCGGCTGCGGTTGGGCGCTGGCGCAACCGGAAGGTCCGTCACCGTCGAGCGCGGTCCGGGCGCTGTGCCTGGTGCTCGGTTCGGCGGTCCTCGGGCTGGCCGCGCTCGGCTGGTGGAGTCGGGCGGACAGCCGTCCCCTGGTGCGGGACGAACGACTGTGGCGGTTGTCGACCGCGGTCGCCGGCGCGTGGATGCTCGCCGAGGCGGTGCTGCTGTCGATGACGGCAGCCGAGGCCGACGCCCTGACGTTGTCGCAGTTGTCGGTCGGACGGTTCGGCGCCTACGTGACCGAGATCAGCGCGGGACGCGTCGACCTCGCCGTTCTCGTGTGCACCGTCGCCGCCACCGTGTGGTCGGGGGTCGCGTTCCGCCGCAGCGACGCCCGGCTCCCCGTCCCGGTGCTGGTGCTCGCGGCGCTCGCCCTGGTGGCCCGGCCGATCACCGGCCACATGTCGCAGCAGGTTCTCGGCTCGGTCCTCGACGTCGTCCACGCGCTCGCCGCCGCCGTGTGGTTCGGGCTCCTCGCGGCCCTCGGCCTGATGCTCCGGTCGCGTGGGGACTGGTCGTCGTGGCTGCCGCGGTACTCCGTCGTCGCGTGGCGGTGCGTGTGGCTGCTGACCGCGACCGGGATCGTCGACGCGGCCGTCCGGCTGGGCGGGGTCACTCCCCTGTTCGACACCGGGTACGGCCGCATCGTGCTCGCCAAGGCGGTGGCATTGGCGGCGCTGCTCGGGCTCGGCTGGTGGTGGCGGCGAACGTGGGTCGTTCAGGCCGCCGCGCACCGGATCACCGCGGAAGGGTCCCTGCGGCGCGCGATCCTCGAGGTGGTGGTGATGGCCGTTCCGTTCGGTCTCGCCGCCGCGCTGGCCACCACCGCCTGA
- a CDS encoding NADP-dependent oxidoreductase: MTNSNQTMKAVSYSSYGGPEVLEVHDVPVPEPTGNQVRLHIRAAGVNPIDWKLRSGSMAEVMSVQFPKIPGSEVAGVVDAVGPDATGVLVGDDVFGWSDTGGYAEYALASIVVPKPKGLSWTAAATIPVAGEAADRGLRLLRLKSGETLLLNGASGAVGTIAAQLAVDAGVTVIGTASEKHHDALRELGATPTTYGEGLADRVRELAPNGVDAVLDLGFGGLDAAMDLRGGTDRIVTLSDGAAFGLGITFSSGNAGDRSAETLRRLSALAVAGKLTLPPVRTFPLTDAADAQRIGEKGGSRGKLLLHP, encoded by the coding sequence ATGACGAATTCGAACCAGACCATGAAGGCCGTCTCCTACTCGTCCTACGGCGGTCCCGAGGTGCTCGAGGTCCACGACGTGCCGGTGCCCGAGCCCACCGGCAACCAGGTGCGCCTCCACATCCGGGCCGCCGGCGTGAACCCCATCGACTGGAAGCTGCGGTCGGGGTCGATGGCCGAGGTGATGTCCGTGCAGTTCCCGAAGATCCCCGGCAGCGAGGTCGCCGGCGTCGTCGACGCGGTCGGGCCGGACGCGACCGGAGTGCTGGTGGGCGACGACGTGTTCGGCTGGTCCGACACCGGCGGCTACGCCGAATATGCGCTCGCGTCGATCGTCGTGCCGAAGCCGAAAGGGCTGAGCTGGACGGCCGCGGCCACCATCCCCGTGGCCGGCGAGGCCGCGGATCGCGGGTTGCGGCTCCTGCGGCTGAAGTCCGGGGAGACGCTGCTGCTGAACGGTGCGTCGGGTGCGGTGGGAACCATTGCCGCGCAATTGGCGGTCGATGCGGGTGTCACGGTGATCGGCACCGCGAGCGAAAAGCACCACGACGCGCTGCGGGAGCTGGGCGCGACCCCCACGACGTACGGCGAGGGCCTGGCCGACCGGGTGCGTGAACTCGCCCCGAACGGCGTCGACGCCGTCCTCGACCTCGGCTTCGGCGGGCTCGACGCGGCGATGGACCTGCGCGGGGGCACCGACCGGATCGTCACGCTGTCGGACGGCGCCGCCTTCGGTCTCGGAATCACCTTCTCCTCCGGCAACGCCGGCGACCGGAGCGCGGAAACCCTCCGTCGGCTCAGCGCCCTCGCCGTCGCCGGAAAGCTCACCCTCCCACCGGTCCGCACCTTCCCGCTCACCGACGCCGCCGACGCCCAGCGCATCGGCGAGAAGGGCGGAAGCCGCGGGAAGCTCCTGCTGCACCCGTGA
- a CDS encoding RidA family protein, with amino-acid sequence MSLTEVTAHHPYSPAVVAGGLAFVSGALSVDAEGIAVSGRTEALDAAVDRMVDRLATVGGQLQDVVKLTYYVTDLSLREEANRQFERIFDEPRPARTFLEVSSLPYGAIAEIDAVAAVAGH; translated from the coding sequence ATGTCCCTCACCGAAGTCACCGCCCACCACCCCTACAGCCCGGCCGTGGTCGCGGGCGGACTGGCGTTCGTCTCCGGCGCACTGTCCGTCGACGCCGAGGGCATTGCCGTCTCCGGCCGCACCGAGGCGCTCGACGCCGCCGTCGACCGCATGGTCGATCGTCTCGCCACCGTCGGCGGGCAGCTGCAGGACGTCGTGAAGCTCACCTACTACGTCACCGACCTGTCGCTGCGCGAGGAGGCGAACCGCCAGTTCGAGCGCATCTTCGACGAGCCGCGGCCCGCGCGCACGTTCCTCGAGGTGAGCAGCCTCCCCTACGGCGCCATCGCCGAGATCGACGCCGTCGCGGCCGTCGCTGGCCACTGA
- a CDS encoding MarR family winged helix-turn-helix transcriptional regulator, translating to MRPSRIQEVRPVTQRPVPDRDAVDDIVDQWAHQWPELDVSPLKVLGRLHRSYLRYQSSLAAVFEEHGINMASFDVMAALRRSGPPYRMTSGQLAESALVTTGGVTLRVDRLEKAGLVQRERDAEDRRIVHAQLTDEGLRVINKVAEAHFANESQILSGMSKDDQASLAELLRKLEHSIVENQDPTA from the coding sequence ATGAGACCCTCGAGAATCCAGGAGGTGCGCCCGGTGACGCAACGCCCCGTTCCAGACCGCGATGCCGTCGACGACATCGTCGACCAGTGGGCCCACCAGTGGCCCGAACTGGATGTGAGCCCGCTGAAAGTGCTGGGCCGCCTGCACCGTTCGTATCTGCGCTACCAGTCTTCCCTCGCCGCGGTGTTCGAGGAGCACGGCATCAACATGGCGTCGTTCGACGTCATGGCCGCCCTCCGGCGTTCGGGTCCGCCCTACCGGATGACTTCCGGACAGCTCGCGGAGTCCGCGCTCGTCACCACCGGGGGCGTGACGCTGCGCGTCGACCGGCTCGAGAAGGCGGGACTCGTGCAGCGGGAGCGGGACGCCGAGGACCGCCGCATCGTGCACGCGCAACTCACCGACGAGGGCCTGCGGGTGATCAACAAGGTCGCGGAGGCGCACTTCGCCAACGAGTCGCAGATCCTCAGCGGGATGTCGAAGGACGATCAGGCGTCGCTGGCGGAACTGCTCCGCAAGCTCGAGCACTCGATCGTCGAGAACCAGGACCCCACTGCCTGA
- a CDS encoding TetR/AcrR family transcriptional regulator, whose translation MLTNGDDRGRLALIEAAGRCFAELGYERTTEAVIAAAAGVSEAEFRARFASRDDAFRAVAAEVFDTFVEAQRIPVPPDADPRSVLRAATAAFIETVYSSGRLFTMIEDRAAVDPVIGEQLEAAHNRILGRYIRFIERLNQAGIATPCAEPAQLARKLSEAQWTGAARLIGASPDEQRRFIVEMTAASERFIGFGEVADLTARAAS comes from the coding sequence GTGCTTACGAACGGTGACGATCGGGGTCGGCTTGCGCTGATCGAAGCGGCGGGCCGGTGCTTCGCCGAACTGGGATACGAGCGCACCACCGAGGCGGTCATCGCCGCTGCGGCCGGAGTGTCCGAGGCCGAGTTCCGCGCCCGGTTCGCGTCCCGCGACGACGCCTTCCGTGCCGTCGCGGCGGAAGTGTTCGACACGTTCGTCGAGGCCCAGCGCATCCCGGTCCCGCCGGACGCGGACCCGCGCAGCGTCCTGCGCGCCGCCACCGCCGCGTTCATCGAGACCGTCTACAGCAGCGGCCGCCTGTTCACGATGATCGAGGACCGCGCGGCCGTCGACCCCGTGATCGGCGAACAACTCGAGGCGGCGCACAACCGGATCCTCGGCCGGTACATCCGGTTCATCGAACGACTCAACCAGGCCGGCATCGCGACGCCGTGCGCCGAACCCGCCCAACTCGCCCGGAAACTGTCCGAGGCGCAGTGGACGGGTGCGGCGCGCCTGATCGGTGCGTCGCCGGACGAACAGCGGCGGTTCATCGTGGAGATGACGGCGGCGTCCGAACGATTCATCGGATTCGGTGAGGTCGCCGATCTGACCGCCCGCGCGGCCAGCTGA
- a CDS encoding aromatic ring-hydroxylating oxygenase subunit alpha, which produces MVNRLHKAALTGDEIFATGMRDQWHAVCPSDFVARGDMKKIRRLGEDWLLFRQSDGTLRMLADRCPHRGAPLSQGQHLGDRVACQYHGVQVDGGGTVVSVPGMPGCNLEGKRLVTSLPVQEVAGAVLAWFGTDPDAEPAPLELPERLTDDGISHFLCYAEWKAPWRFTLENLLDPMHGAFLHRESHSMFGGETSAKFRIRETDRGFFFEKTDQRGVNFDWVEFCRTGIDWVDLEIPYPPTAGPGGSFGIVGMGTPIDAETTAVFFWRYRRVEGWERDVWRFLYRTKLEERHWVVLEQDRTMLEAMAFDADQAENLYQHDLGVIRLRRLYRAQAEAQAKALQEA; this is translated from the coding sequence ATGGTGAACCGACTGCACAAGGCGGCACTGACCGGCGACGAGATCTTCGCGACCGGGATGCGCGACCAGTGGCACGCGGTGTGCCCGTCCGACTTCGTCGCGCGCGGCGACATGAAGAAGATCCGTCGCCTCGGCGAGGACTGGCTGCTGTTCCGCCAGTCCGACGGCACCCTCCGCATGCTCGCGGACCGCTGCCCGCACCGCGGCGCCCCGCTGTCCCAGGGACAGCACCTCGGCGACCGCGTCGCCTGCCAGTACCACGGTGTGCAGGTCGACGGCGGCGGCACCGTCGTCTCCGTCCCCGGAATGCCCGGCTGCAACCTCGAAGGCAAGCGGCTGGTGACCAGCCTCCCCGTGCAGGAAGTGGCCGGCGCCGTGCTCGCCTGGTTCGGCACCGACCCCGACGCCGAACCCGCACCCCTCGAACTGCCCGAGCGCCTCACCGACGACGGCATCTCGCACTTCCTCTGCTACGCCGAGTGGAAGGCGCCGTGGCGGTTCACGCTGGAGAACCTGCTCGACCCGATGCACGGGGCGTTCCTGCACCGGGAATCGCACTCGATGTTCGGCGGGGAGACGTCCGCGAAGTTCCGGATCCGCGAGACCGACCGCGGATTCTTCTTCGAGAAGACCGACCAGCGGGGCGTGAACTTCGACTGGGTCGAATTCTGCCGGACCGGCATCGACTGGGTGGACCTCGAGATCCCGTACCCGCCGACCGCGGGCCCGGGCGGGTCGTTCGGCATCGTCGGCATGGGAACGCCGATCGACGCCGAGACCACCGCGGTGTTCTTCTGGCGGTACCGCCGCGTCGAGGGCTGGGAGCGCGACGTCTGGCGGTTCCTGTACCGCACGAAGCTCGAGGAACGGCACTGGGTGGTGCTGGAGCAAGACCGCACCATGCTCGAGGCGATGGCATTCGACGCGGACCAGGCGGAGAACCTGTACCAGCACGACCTCGGCGTCATCCGGCTCCGCAGGCTGTACCGGGCGCAGGCCGAGGCCCAGGCGAAGGCGCTCCAGGAGGCGTAA